A genomic segment from Modestobacter roseus encodes:
- a CDS encoding metal ABC transporter solute-binding protein, Zn/Mn family, producing the protein MPRPAPLRRPALAALAATATLTLAACGTSGGAGTTTAEADAGNCPGEVLDVVVSVSQWGDVVEQLAGDCATVTTVLASSAVDPHDYEATSADIAAFTDAELVVVNGADYDHWAEDAIASLDTAPAVVDAAEVVGVETEEHAEEEHAEEEHADGEEGHAHGGVNPHLWYSPEYVQAVATAVTEQLTELSPDAADHFTEQAEAWEADLQAYLDELSALQSAAAGRSYAATESVFEYTAEAIGLTDATPEGYREAASNEAEPAPGDVAAFEAALSDGSVDVLVYNSQTEGSIPEQLRASAEAADVPVVEVTESVPDDESSFIAWQLSQLEQLSDALGGGQ; encoded by the coding sequence GTGCCCCGCCCTGCCCCGCTCCGCCGCCCCGCGCTCGCCGCGCTGGCCGCCACCGCCACGCTGACCCTCGCCGCCTGCGGCACCTCCGGCGGCGCCGGCACCACGACCGCCGAGGCCGATGCGGGCAACTGCCCCGGCGAGGTGCTCGACGTCGTCGTCTCGGTGAGCCAGTGGGGCGACGTAGTCGAGCAGCTGGCCGGGGACTGCGCCACCGTCACCACCGTGCTCGCCTCCTCCGCGGTCGACCCGCACGACTACGAGGCCACCTCCGCCGACATCGCCGCCTTCACCGACGCCGAGCTGGTCGTGGTGAACGGGGCCGACTACGACCACTGGGCGGAGGACGCGATCGCCTCGCTCGACACCGCCCCCGCCGTCGTCGACGCGGCGGAGGTCGTCGGGGTCGAGACCGAGGAGCACGCGGAGGAGGAGCACGCCGAGGAGGAGCACGCGGACGGCGAGGAAGGGCACGCCCACGGCGGGGTCAACCCGCACCTGTGGTACTCCCCCGAGTACGTCCAGGCCGTGGCCACCGCGGTGACCGAGCAGCTCACCGAGCTGTCGCCGGACGCCGCCGACCACTTCACCGAGCAGGCCGAGGCGTGGGAGGCCGACCTGCAGGCCTACCTGGACGAGCTCAGCGCGCTGCAGTCCGCCGCGGCCGGGCGCAGCTACGCCGCCACGGAGAGCGTGTTCGAGTACACCGCCGAGGCGATCGGCCTCACCGACGCCACCCCCGAGGGCTACCGCGAGGCGGCGAGCAACGAGGCCGAGCCGGCGCCCGGCGACGTCGCCGCGTTCGAGGCCGCGCTCTCCGACGGCTCGGTCGACGTGCTGGTGTACAACTCCCAGACCGAGGGCAGCATCCCCGAGCAGCTGCGCGCCTCCGCCGAGGCGGCTGACGTGCCGGTGGTCGAGGTGACAGAGTCGGTGCCGGACGACGAGTCGTC